A genomic window from Ignavibacteria bacterium includes:
- a CDS encoding TonB-dependent receptor, which translates to MKYLITLLLLLSSGIYSQDVKISGKITGEQNLPLFGANVVIEGTIDGATTDSTGYYEFETSKTGVQNILFTYIDYSDKRQTVNIEAGKPMELNVQLQKAVVETEEIIVTASSYTSGQNSQVTITPLEIVRIPGSDGDLFRAITTFPGSNQVDEGSRITVRGGDANEVLTILDQASLYNPFIFDDDFNTSSYTTINPWGLRGINFSSGGFSAKFGNVLSAVLDLKTYEMPQGTGGFLWLGLANVGMSGVYLNQKKDFGATIDIGQTILEPYFKLNGYLTDRYDPIPLARGIGGSLAWKPSKSSNLKAVFDYSKDKIGIRNSSPSYDGFFNSGSETVFGNLKYSAGLGAKTYYSMGLSYSNHIDDVLYGVLNTVAKQRYAKYRLDVTHQLSKKVDINTGAEYEYNEDRFSGRVPQYSYAIGNNAPFFDVNSLNHTGRIGAYIETQIKPAKRFFIIPGIRVDNHTLSKKTVVDPRLSMGWKFAKDMVLRGAVGLYHQFPRLEYYAQSDNNNLKPEQAAHYILGYELNKMEGLFLFRVEGYYKQYKDLVLRDKNSFLYNSNGKGYARGVDVFLKSGITNKYSTWISYAYTDSKRSQYEAQNEAPANYDITHNLTFVASYNISDVITTGLTYRISTGKPYTPVTGGVYDPQNNVYQPIYAETNSGRFPTYQRMDVNFQYIFSLFGRFAIAVFQINNLLNQKNLYDYTYNFDYTKREEIVTTNKRQFYLGLGLQF; encoded by the coding sequence ATGAAATATTTAATTACTTTATTATTACTTTTATCTTCCGGCATATACAGCCAGGATGTAAAAATATCCGGGAAAATTACCGGTGAACAGAACTTGCCCCTTTTTGGAGCTAACGTGGTGATAGAAGGAACAATTGACGGCGCTACCACGGATTCAACCGGCTACTATGAGTTTGAAACATCAAAAACCGGTGTGCAAAACATTCTGTTTACATATATTGATTACAGCGATAAACGCCAGACTGTAAACATCGAAGCCGGTAAGCCAATGGAGCTGAATGTACAGCTGCAAAAAGCTGTTGTAGAAACCGAAGAGATAATTGTAACAGCAAGCTCATATACTTCAGGGCAGAATTCTCAGGTAACAATTACACCTTTGGAAATCGTCAGAATTCCGGGCTCCGATGGAGACCTTTTCCGCGCCATTACAACATTCCCGGGCTCAAACCAGGTTGATGAAGGCAGCAGAATTACAGTCCGCGGCGGAGACGCTAACGAAGTGCTTACTATATTAGACCAGGCTTCACTTTATAACCCGTTTATCTTTGATGATGATTTCAATACTTCATCATATACTACTATCAACCCTTGGGGCCTGCGTGGTATCAATTTTTCAAGCGGGGGATTTTCTGCCAAGTTTGGTAATGTACTTTCGGCTGTGCTTGATCTTAAAACATATGAAATGCCGCAGGGTACAGGCGGATTCCTCTGGCTCGGGCTGGCAAATGTTGGTATGAGCGGTGTTTACCTTAATCAAAAGAAAGATTTCGGCGCTACAATTGATATTGGTCAAACAATACTCGAGCCTTATTTTAAGCTCAACGGGTATCTTACCGATAGGTACGACCCAATTCCGCTTGCAAGAGGTATTGGCGGTTCTTTAGCATGGAAACCTTCCAAAAGCAGCAACCTGAAAGCTGTATTTGATTACAGCAAAGATAAAATTGGAATCAGGAACTCAAGCCCTTCATACGATGGATTTTTTAATTCAGGCTCTGAAACAGTTTTCGGCAATTTAAAATACTCTGCAGGTCTTGGAGCCAAGACATATTACAGCATGGGGCTTTCATACAGCAATCACATTGATGATGTTTTGTATGGAGTGCTTAATACTGTTGCAAAACAGCGTTATGCCAAATACAGGCTTGATGTTACTCACCAGCTTTCAAAAAAAGTTGATATTAATACCGGCGCTGAGTATGAATACAATGAAGACCGCTTCTCCGGAAGGGTTCCGCAGTACAGCTATGCAATTGGCAATAATGCCCCCTTCTTTGATGTTAACTCACTTAACCATACCGGCAGAATAGGAGCTTACATTGAAACACAGATAAAGCCCGCAAAAAGATTTTTTATAATACCCGGAATCAGAGTTGATAACCATACTCTTTCCAAAAAAACCGTTGTTGACCCCAGGCTTTCAATGGGATGGAAGTTCGCAAAAGATATGGTTCTGCGCGGAGCCGTTGGACTGTATCACCAGTTCCCAAGGCTTGAGTACTATGCGCAGTCAGATAACAACAATTTAAAACCTGAACAGGCAGCTCATTACATACTTGGTTATGAGCTTAACAAAATGGAAGGCCTATTCCTCTTCAGGGTGGAAGGTTATTATAAGCAGTATAAAGATCTTGTGCTGCGTGATAAGAACAGTTTCCTGTATAACTCCAACGGCAAAGGATATGCAAGGGGAGTGGATGTATTCCTGAAATCAGGTATCACAAATAAATATTCCACCTGGATATCGTACGCGTACACTGATTCCAAACGCAGCCAGTATGAAGCACAGAACGAAGCACCCGCTAATTATGATATTACACATAACTTAACATTTGTAGCCAGCTATAATATTAGTGATGTGATAACAACCGGGTTAACATACAGAATTTCTACCGGCAAACCTTACACTCCCGTTACAGGCGGCGTGTACGATCCGCAGAATAATGTTTACCAGCCCATATATGCTGAAACCAACAGCGGAAGATTCCCCACTTACCAAAGAATGGATGTTAATTTCCAGTACATATTTTCACTCTTTGGCAGGTTTGCAATAGCGGTATTCCAGATAAACAATCTGCTTAACCAGAAGAATCTGTATGATTATACATATAATTTTGATTATACCAAACGCGAAGAGATTGTCACAACCAACAAAAGGCAGTTTTATTTGGGACTGGGATTACAGTTCTAA
- a CDS encoding tetratricopeptide repeat protein yields the protein MKTVILALLLAVLTTLNTAHLKADDYTDAMLKAIKKMGDAADKNDKAAMLKVRGDFERILQLKKNEWMVNYYLGSLDYMLSRTAAEEKNNDDVKKYTESAISLFDKCTDMNDQFADAYIMKMAAQGNRWQYEPNKMNDIIAKTQEAKDIAMKLEPENPRFYLIDGYMTFYTPESFGGGVDKAQPMFEKAWEYSKTYKPKDETYPNWGNDQAAGMVAMCYIKNGKMDEAKKWIDMALEVKPESNFIKGFVMTEYDRAKK from the coding sequence ATGAAAACTGTGATTCTTGCATTACTGTTAGCTGTGTTAACAACACTAAACACCGCCCACCTAAAAGCTGATGATTACACCGATGCTATGCTTAAAGCCATCAAAAAAATGGGTGATGCTGCTGATAAGAACGATAAAGCCGCTATGCTGAAAGTGCGCGGTGATTTTGAGCGTATCCTGCAGCTTAAAAAAAATGAGTGGATGGTAAATTATTACCTCGGGTCCTTAGATTACATGCTCTCACGCACAGCCGCAGAAGAAAAGAATAATGATGATGTGAAGAAGTATACTGAATCTGCGATCAGCCTTTTTGATAAATGCACCGATATGAATGACCAGTTTGCCGATGCGTATATTATGAAAATGGCTGCCCAGGGAAACCGCTGGCAGTATGAGCCGAACAAAATGAATGATATCATTGCCAAAACCCAGGAAGCCAAGGATATCGCAATGAAGCTTGAGCCTGAAAATCCGAGGTTTTATTTAATAGATGGTTATATGACATTCTACACACCTGAGAGCTTTGGCGGCGGTGTTGATAAGGCGCAGCCGATGTTTGAAAAAGCATGGGAATACTCAAAAACATACAAACCCAAAGACGAAACATACCCCAACTGGGGCAACGACCAGGCTGCGGGTATGGTCGCAATGTGTTATATTAAAAATGGCAAAATGGATGAAGCCAAAAAATGGATTGATATGGCGCTGGAAGTGAAGCCTGAATCAAACTTTATCAAAGGCTTTGTGATGACAGAATATGATAGGGCGAAAAAGTAG
- a CDS encoding HEAT repeat domain-containing protein, with protein MKDTLLTKKQKAVIEAALSKQDYKKIIAELDKISTKHSGTAKMKDKRYVIAEIVRHVTEANHKNPEREFYIAGLNILKLNSDNAKEIGIHILWRGYKYSKAAVTKWLYKITNYSNWEVREYAAGALGSTLKANPEFYSTLKKWVRDSSENIRRGVVLAAASLRDKNDPVKIKKAFSLFEPLMYDSSRYVKVNLGPFILGSYYGNNMPDAVFGFLNKMVKVNDPHVRWNVAMAFNNSFGNNYPNVAVKFLRKLSGDSSPVVQRALRSTLNHLRKRSRGLKL; from the coding sequence ATGAAAGATACACTTCTCACCAAAAAACAAAAAGCAGTAATTGAAGCAGCTTTAAGTAAGCAGGATTACAAAAAAATTATTGCTGAGCTTGATAAAATTTCCACAAAGCACTCCGGTACTGCCAAGATGAAAGATAAGCGGTATGTCATAGCGGAAATTGTAAGACATGTAACAGAAGCTAACCATAAAAATCCCGAACGTGAATTTTATATAGCAGGTTTAAATATACTCAAGTTAAATTCCGATAACGCCAAAGAAATCGGCATTCATATTTTATGGCGCGGATATAAATACAGTAAAGCTGCTGTAACAAAATGGCTATACAAAATCACAAATTATAGTAATTGGGAAGTGCGTGAATACGCAGCAGGAGCTTTAGGCAGTACGCTGAAAGCGAACCCGGAATTTTATTCCACCCTAAAAAAATGGGTGAGGGATAGCTCCGAAAACATTCGCCGCGGTGTTGTGCTTGCTGCAGCCTCGCTGCGAGATAAGAACGATCCCGTTAAAATTAAAAAAGCCTTCAGCCTGTTTGAACCTTTGATGTATGACAGCTCAAGATATGTAAAAGTAAACCTGGGACCCTTTATACTGGGTTCATACTATGGCAACAATATGCCTGATGCTGTCTTTGGTTTCCTGAATAAAATGGTTAAAGTTAATGATCCGCACGTAAGATGGAATGTTGCAATGGCTTTTAATAACAGCTTTGGTAACAACTATCCCAATGTAGCGGTTAAATTTCTTCGAAAGCTCTCAGGCGATAGTTCACCTGTTGTTCAAAGAGCTCTCAGGTCCACTCTTAATCATTTAAGGAAGAGAAGCAGAGGGTTAAAACTATAA
- a CDS encoding PTS sugar transporter subunit IIA, whose product MKISDILSTDVIAVNLETADKEDAIRKVIDLAAKSGKILDKDKVSKTIFEREKLVSTGVGKGFAIPHGKTDAIEDVVAAFAITKEPIDFDSIDGEPVRFIFLLIGKENLLNTHIKLLSRISRLMNKDDFRERLLEAAAPDEVLAIFKEEEKNYFDI is encoded by the coding sequence ATGAAAATATCTGATATACTAAGCACTGATGTAATAGCAGTGAATCTGGAAACTGCGGATAAAGAAGATGCGATAAGGAAAGTTATTGATCTTGCGGCTAAATCCGGTAAAATCCTTGACAAAGATAAAGTATCCAAAACAATATTTGAAAGAGAAAAGCTGGTTTCCACCGGGGTTGGCAAAGGATTTGCCATTCCTCACGGAAAAACCGATGCTATTGAAGATGTAGTTGCAGCTTTTGCAATTACTAAAGAACCGATCGATTTTGATTCAATAGATGGCGAGCCTGTCAGATTTATTTTTCTGCTCATTGGCAAAGAAAATCTTTTGAATACTCATATTAAGCTTTTAAGCCGTATTTCCAGGTTAATGAATAAAGACGATTTCAGGGAACGTTTACTGGAAGCAGCTGCACCTGATGAAGTACTTGCTATCTTCAAAGAAGAGGAGAAAAATTACTTCGATATTTAA